DNA sequence from the Amycolatopsis sp. Hca4 genome:
AGTTCCCGGTCAGCCGCTTCTACCGCGACGCCAAGATCCTGGAGATCGGCGAGGGGACCAGCGAGGTCCAGAAGATGCTGATCTCGCGCCACCTCGGCGTGGCCTGACCGGCCGAGGGGCACCGCCACGCCGTGGCGGTGCCCCTCGTGCCTACTGCGGCTGTTGCTGCTTCTTGTCTTCCTCCGCCCAGGCCGCTTCCGCCTGCATCTGGATGTCGGTGAGACCGCGGTCGACCTGCACGATGTCCTTGCCCGCCCAGCCCACGAAGTTCTTCGAGCTCTTGGCGTCCGAAAGCGCCTTGAGCATCGGGTAGTACTCCGGGTGGTTCTTCTTGATCCAGTCGTCGGCGAACTTCATCTTCTGGTAGCTGTCGCCGAACTTGGTCTTCAGCCAGTCCTCGTGCTTCTTGATGGTCGAGATGTCGTGGTCGCTCAGGTGCGACTTCGGCGGCGTCGGCTTGGGCGGCTCCGGCGGCTTCGGCAGCGGCCGCGAGAAGTTGGGCGTGGTGCCGTCACCGGGCGGCCGCGTGCTGGGAGTCGCGCCGCCACCGGGATTGTCGTGGGTGACGGCCGTGCCCGGCGGCGGCAGCGGCCGCGAGAAGTTGGGGGTCGTGCCGTCGCCCGGCGGCCGCGTGGTGGGAGTGGCGCCGCCACCCGGACGGTCGTGGGTGATCGCGGTGCCCGGCGGCGGCACCGGCGTCAGCTCGTGGCCCGCGCTCGACGACGAGCCCGGCTTGCCCTTGACCAGCTTCGACAGCCCGGTGAGGCGGGCCAGCGTCCGGCCGGCGTAGGCGACGACCTTGGCGAGCTTCGCCATCATCGCCGCGACCTGCACCGAGACCGTCGCGACGCACTTGGTCACCCCGACGGCGATCGACGCGCCGAAGGTGGGGATGGCCAGCGCGAGCGCGATCAGCATCGTGGAGATGATGTCGCCGAGGATCGTCGTGATGATGTCGCGCAGCAGCGAGCGGACCGCGCCGATCAGCGCCCCGGTGGTCTCGACCATGTAGCCGGCGACGTCGGCCGCCTTGGCGTTGGCGTCGATCCAGCCCTTCCGGTCGTTGATCGACTTCAGGAAGCTGTCGTAGCCCTTGCCCTGCCACTGGGTGATCGTCGCCTGGAGCGTCTTGTCGAGCTCCTCGCCGGTGTTGCGCAGGCTTTCGCCGATCTTGTGCAGCTCGTTGGCGACTTTGGTGACCTCGGAAGGGTTTCCCGCGACCTGGTCCAGCGGCCACTTCAGGAACGACACGTGCTCGATCAGCCAGCCCAGCCCGGCCGCGATCAGCTTCGCCAGCGGGTCCATGGCGAAGGCGACGGTGTCCAGGACGGCGCTGATGACGTTGATGCCCAGCTCGACGCTGACGGCCGCGAGGTCGCCGCCGTGTTCGGTCTGGACCTTGCCGATCGAGTCGCCGACCTGCTTCCAGCTGTCGAAGACGCCGGCGCCGGTGGTGGAGTTCGACGCGGTGATGGGAACGGTCACTTGCCCAGCTCCGTCTCGAAGGTGCTCAAACCCTGTGCCGTGTTCGAATCGTGGGTCGCGTAGGTTTCCGCGGCCTTCTTGACGTCGGCGGCCGACTTGCCGATGTCACCGGCGAGATTGCCGATTTCCCCGGTGATCACCGCCATCGTGATCCGCGACGGCACGGCGAGCACCTGCGCGAGCAGGATGCCGAAGGCGGCGTTGTCGAACCCGTTGGCCGCCTGCATCCGGTTCGCGGCGTCCTGCACCGCCGGCTGCGTCGTGCCCGACAGGAACTGGCTGAACTTCTGCAGCTCGGCCGGGTCGACCGAGAATCCTGCTCCGGAAACCACCGGTTCTCCTCCGTACTACCAGGGGTTGCTTTCGCCGTCGTCCTCGTCCGGCGCGGGCCGGGGCGGACGGCGCGGCTGCGGGTGCTGCTGCTGGGGGCGTTGCGGCGGCGGTGGGGCCGGGGGCCGCCGGTGCGGCGGCGGCACGGGCGGCCGCGGCGCCCGGTCCGGTGCCTCCTGCTCCGGCATGAACACCTCGCTCTTGCCGGGCGGTTCGTCTTCCGGTTCGGGCGCGGGCAGGAACTCGTCCAGCAGTTCGCGTGCGGCCGAGCTCTCGCCGACCATGCCGCTGAACGCGTCGGCCACCTCGGCCGACACCTTCTGCTGCGCCCGGCCGACCAGCTGCATGACCAGGCCGGAAAGGGATTGCGGGGAACGCTCGTACGCGCGCGGGCCGAACCGCAGCTCCTGCAGCACGCCGCTCGGGCCGACGGTCACCGTGACCGCGCCGTCCGGCGAGCGCACGGTGGCGACGGCGGAGCGGAGTTTTTCCTGCGCTGCCGCGGCTTTCGCCTGGATCTCCGCGAGCTCGGCACCGAACGCGGCCAGTGGATCGCCGCCGGGCACTGACTGTGTCAATTTGTCCTCGTCGCCAAGAGAGGTCGTGAACGCGTCAAGTCAAGCAGCGCCGCTTTAACTGCGGATGACACGCACTGAGCCGACGGCTGAACGCCGCCAGGTGGGCTGCACTGGACACCGATAACTATACCGGTATAGTTATCGCCATGGTCGAGATCAAAACGGAGTCCGAGCTGGCGATGATGCGCGAAGCCGGACGCGTGGTGGCGAACACCCTGCACGCGGTCAAGGAAGCCGCCGCGATCGGCGTCTCCCTGCGCGAACTGGACGACGTCGCCGCGCACGTCATCAGCGAGGCCGGCGCCAAGCCGTCCTTCCTGCACTACCAGCCGCGGTCCGCGCCGACGCCCTACCCGAACGTCCTGTGCGCCAGCGTCAACGACGTCGTCGTGCACGGGATCCCGACGGCGTACCGCCTCCGCGACGGCGATCTGCTCAGCATCGACTGCGGCGCGATCCTCGACGGCTGGAACGGCGACGCGGCGATCAGCTTCGTCATCGGCGACGCCGACCCGGCCGACCTCGCGCTCATCGAGGCGACCGAGCGGGCACTGGCCGCGGGGATCGCGGCCGCCCAGCCGGGGGCGAAGCTGGGGGACATCTCGTACGCGATCGGTGCGGCCGGCCGCGCGTCGGGTTTCGGCATGCTCGACGACCACGGCGGTCACGGGATCGGCCGCGCGATGCACGAAGACCCGCACCTGCCGAACGAAGGCCGCGCGGGCCGCGGAATGCGGCTCAAGCCGGGCCTCGCACTGGCGATCGAGCCGATGCTCACCCGCGGCGGCGACGATTACCGCTACGCCGAGGACGGCTGGTCGATCCACACCGCCGACGGCAGCCGGGCGGCGCACGTCGAACACACCATCGCCATCACCGAAGACGGCCCGCGCGTGCTCACCGTGCGGTAGACAGGGGGGATGGACAACATCGTCATCCGGTCGGGTGATTCTGGGGACGCCGACCTCCTGCTCCGCTTCTTCGACGAGGCGGTCGAGTGGCTGGTCGCCCGGGGGAGTTCGCAGCAGTGGGGTACCGAGCCGTGGAGCCGGGTGCCGAAGCGCATCGAGCGGGTGAAGGGGATGGCCGCGGACCCTGGCCTGCGCATCGCGGTGGTCGACGGGGAGCCCGCCGGCGCACTGATCGTCTCGGAAGACCACGACCCGCACGTGCCGGCGGTCGACGAGCGCGAGCTGTACATCCGGCTGCTCATCACGTCCCGCCGGTTCACCGGGAAGCACGTCGGCGGCCGGCTGATCGAGTACGCGCTCGACGAGGCCCGCCGGCGCGGAATCGACCTCGTGCGCGTCGACTGCTGGGCCGGGGGTGACGGCGAACTGCAGCGCTACTACGAGGGCCGCGGGTTCCGGCCGACGGTGCGGTTCTCCGTCGACGAGTGGGTCGGGCAGGTGCTGGAGCAGCGCCTGCGTTAGCAGACCCGGAACTGCGCGGTCAGCCCGTGCAGGGCGAGCGGCCTGCCGTCGGGGCCCGGCTCGAAGCTGATCAGGGTGTAGACGCCCGGCCGCAGCGCCACCAGTGACATCACGTCGGAGCCGTTGTCCTGCCCGATGGTGGTGACCTGGCCCGGTGTCAGCTTGCCGTCGAAGAGGTCCGCGGCGGTGGCGCCGTCGGAAAGGCGGAACAGGATCGCCTCGTGGCGCTGCGCCCCGGACTGGCGGAAGCGCAGCACCACCTTGCCGCCGGGTGCGCGGACGACCGGGGTGTCGGGCCGGTAGTAGTAGTCGCCGACCTCGACGCCGAGGCTGACCGCGTCCGGCGGCACGGGCGGGGCGAGCGGTTCGAGCTTGTTGACCTTCAGGTGCCCGTCGGGGTCCGGCCACCAGTTCCAGCGTTCGTGGGCGAGCTTGTGGCCGTAGGCGAGGTAGGTGCCTTCGGTGCTGAAGCTGCCGTCCGGGTAGGCGATGATCTCGGTCGTGCGCATCCGGTCGATGTGCAGGCCGCCCAGCACCCTGGGCACGGCCGCGTAGCTGTCCTGGTGCATGAACGTCGTGATGAAGTGGACGGTGAACAACGTCGCCGCCGGGTTGGCGGCGAGGTCGTCCGGTCTGGCGGGGTCACCGGCGTTGACGCAGGCGACGAAGTTGCGGATGGCGGCGCGCACCCGCGCGGCGGTGGCCGGGGCCGCGGGGCGGCCCGGCCCGGACGGCGCCGCGGCGGACCCGGGGTCCGCCGTCCACGGGCCCGGTGCCGGAGCCGTGCACGTCGTCGTCGCGGCGGCCGCGACCGGCACCGCCACCGACGTCGAGAGGCTCAGTGCTGCGGCGGCGAAGAGGTGAGTCGGGCGCATGTTGTGCTCCTTTGCGGTGTTTGGGCGGATATCGCCAGGCTAGGAACCGCGAAGGGGCCGCCGCTTCGGGAATCCCACTGAATCCGACCCGTCCGGGTAGCGCGGTCACGGCTCAGGGGTCACACTGTTGACGCGGTGCCAACAGACGAAGGAGTCGCCATGGACCTCGCGGGCAAGGTCGTCGTCATCACCGGCGGCGGGCAGGGGATCGGTGCGGCGACCGCGGCGGCACTCGCCCGCCTCGGCGCGCAGGTGGTGATCGGCGACCTCGACCAGGTCCGGGCCGAAAAGACCGCCGGCGAGCTGGGGGCCG
Encoded proteins:
- a CDS encoding GNAT family N-acetyltransferase; translation: MDNIVIRSGDSGDADLLLRFFDEAVEWLVARGSSQQWGTEPWSRVPKRIERVKGMAADPGLRIAVVDGEPAGALIVSEDHDPHVPAVDERELYIRLLITSRRFTGKHVGGRLIEYALDEARRRGIDLVRVDCWAGGDGELQRYYEGRGFRPTVRFSVDEWVGQVLEQRLR
- the map gene encoding type I methionyl aminopeptidase; this translates as MVEIKTESELAMMREAGRVVANTLHAVKEAAAIGVSLRELDDVAAHVISEAGAKPSFLHYQPRSAPTPYPNVLCASVNDVVVHGIPTAYRLRDGDLLSIDCGAILDGWNGDAAISFVIGDADPADLALIEATERALAAGIAAAQPGAKLGDISYAIGAAGRASGFGMLDDHGGHGIGRAMHEDPHLPNEGRAGRGMRLKPGLALAIEPMLTRGGDDYRYAEDGWSIHTADGSRAAHVEHTIAITEDGPRVLTVR
- a CDS encoding YbaB/EbfC family nucleoid-associated protein, whose protein sequence is MTQSVPGGDPLAAFGAELAEIQAKAAAAQEKLRSAVATVRSPDGAVTVTVGPSGVLQELRFGPRAYERSPQSLSGLVMQLVGRAQQKVSAEVADAFSGMVGESSAARELLDEFLPAPEPEDEPPGKSEVFMPEQEAPDRAPRPPVPPPHRRPPAPPPPQRPQQQHPQPRRPPRPAPDEDDGESNPW